A single window of Martelella sp. NC20 DNA harbors:
- a CDS encoding TetR/AcrR family transcriptional regulator, producing the protein MAQATAKSPWPGAEERKRGRSEKRDAVLETAVALFNEVGFHATSLDEVAARLNVTKPTIYHYFPTKDDILFECVERGLGAIRRATEAVAGEKGSGLSRLVALMEGYALTMTQDFGICVSRTSDHELSAESGRKFRALKREIDQFIRGVVAEGMADGSIAPGDPRLVTFTLTGALNGIAKWYDPKGPVPADIVAKAVVGQLVVGLAPRSRPHEKE; encoded by the coding sequence ATGGCGCAGGCGACGGCAAAATCGCCCTGGCCCGGGGCGGAGGAACGAAAGCGCGGACGCAGCGAGAAGCGCGACGCCGTGCTTGAAACGGCGGTCGCCCTGTTCAACGAGGTCGGCTTCCATGCCACCTCGCTGGATGAGGTCGCGGCCCGGCTCAACGTCACCAAGCCGACGATCTATCACTACTTTCCGACCAAGGATGACATCCTGTTCGAGTGCGTCGAACGAGGTTTGGGCGCTATCCGGCGCGCGACCGAGGCCGTTGCCGGCGAAAAGGGGTCGGGGCTCTCGCGGCTGGTCGCGCTGATGGAGGGCTATGCTCTGACGATGACGCAGGATTTCGGCATATGCGTCTCGCGCACCTCCGATCACGAACTATCGGCGGAAAGCGGCAGGAAATTCCGCGCGCTGAAGCGCGAGATCGATCAGTTTATCCGTGGCGTGGTGGCCGAGGGTATGGCCGACGGCTCGATCGCGCCCGGCGATCCGCGGCTCGTGACTTTCACGCTGACCGGCGCGTTGAACGGCATTGCCAAATGGTACGACCCTAAAGGGCCGGTGCCGGCGGATATCGTGGCGAAAGCCGTTGTCGGCCAGCTGGTCGTGGGTCTTGCCCCGCGCAGCCGGCCTCATGAAAAGGAATAG
- a CDS encoding acetyl-CoA C-acyltransferase has protein sequence METDHVGIAILSAARTPIGSFQGALSGESATALGAAAIREATRRAGIATEEVEEAYMGCVLPAGLGQAPARQAALGAGLPLSVPSTTVSKVCGSGMKAIMLAADGIKAGSTTIAVAGGMESMSNAPYLLDKARGGYRAGHGRLYDHMFLDGLEDAYDRGRAMGGFAEETATHYGFTREEQDAYALASLERARAALAEGRFVSEIVAIGAVAEDEQPARARPEKIPLLKPAFRENGTVTAANSSSISDGAAALVLASRTAAETRGLSPLALIRGAASHAQAPAWFTTAPVFAIRKLLDKVGWTKADVDLFEINEAFAVVAMAAMRELDLPHDRVNIHGGACALGHPIGCSGARIVVTLISALKRHGLKRGVAALCIGGGEATALAIEIA, from the coding sequence ATGGAGACTGATCACGTCGGCATCGCTATACTTTCAGCCGCCCGCACGCCGATCGGCAGCTTTCAGGGTGCGCTGTCGGGCGAAAGCGCAACCGCGCTTGGCGCCGCCGCCATCCGCGAGGCCACCCGCCGCGCGGGCATCGCGACGGAGGAGGTCGAGGAGGCCTATATGGGCTGCGTGCTGCCGGCCGGCCTCGGCCAGGCGCCGGCGCGACAGGCGGCGCTCGGCGCCGGCCTGCCGCTTTCCGTGCCGTCGACCACCGTCAGCAAGGTCTGCGGTTCGGGGATGAAGGCGATCATGCTGGCGGCCGACGGCATCAAGGCCGGATCGACGACGATCGCCGTCGCCGGCGGCATGGAGAGCATGAGCAATGCCCCCTATCTGCTCGACAAGGCGCGCGGCGGCTACCGCGCCGGCCACGGCCGCCTCTACGACCACATGTTCCTCGACGGACTTGAGGACGCCTATGATCGCGGCCGCGCGATGGGCGGTTTTGCCGAGGAAACCGCCACCCATTACGGCTTTACCCGGGAAGAGCAGGATGCCTATGCGCTCGCCTCGCTTGAGCGCGCCCGCGCGGCCCTCGCCGAAGGCCGGTTCGTAAGCGAGATCGTCGCCATCGGCGCGGTCGCGGAGGACGAGCAGCCCGCGCGCGCCAGGCCGGAGAAGATCCCGCTCCTGAAACCCGCCTTCCGCGAAAACGGCACGGTGACGGCGGCGAATTCCTCCTCGATTTCCGATGGCGCGGCGGCGCTCGTGCTTGCAAGCCGGACGGCTGCCGAAACCCGCGGACTTTCGCCGCTGGCGCTGATCCGCGGCGCCGCAAGCCATGCCCAGGCGCCGGCCTGGTTCACCACCGCACCGGTCTTCGCCATCCGCAAGCTCCTCGACAAGGTGGGCTGGACGAAGGCCGATGTCGATCTCTTCGAGATCAACGAGGCGTTCGCGGTGGTCGCCATGGCGGCAATGCGCGAACTCGATCTGCCCCACGACAGGGTCAACATCCATGGCGGGGCCTGCGCGCTCGGCCATCCGATCGGCTGTTCCGGCGCACGGATCGTGGTGACGCTGATTTCGGCTCTGAAACGTCACGGCCTGAAACGCGGCGTCGCGGCGCTGTGTATCGGCGGCGGCGAAGCGACCGCGCTCGCCATCGAAATCGCCTGA
- a CDS encoding acyl-CoA dehydrogenase family protein, which translates to MLLSAEHLMVQDMARRFAEERLKPFSAEWDRTKTFPRDRIAEMGQLGFMGMLVPEEMGGSLTDLIAYAVALEEIAAGNGALSTVMSVHNSVGCGPILKFGSDAQKERFLKPMARGELLGAFCLTEPHAGSDAAALKCRARRVGERYVLSGTKQFITSGKNADIAIVFAVTDPDAGKRGISAFIVPTDTPGYRVARIEEKLGQNLSDTAQIAFDDLELDASLRLGDEGEGYRIALANLEGGRIGIAAQSVGMARAALEAALAYAGERTSFGKPLHAHGVIAARLADMATEIEAARQLVHHAAALRGAGEPALKAASMAKLFASEMAERVASEALQIHGGYGYVTDFPVERIYRDVRVCRIYEGTSDIQRMVIAREIISGR; encoded by the coding sequence ATGCTGCTTTCGGCTGAACATCTGATGGTCCAGGACATGGCGCGGCGCTTCGCCGAGGAGCGGCTGAAGCCCTTCTCCGCCGAATGGGACCGCACGAAGACCTTCCCGCGCGACCGCATCGCGGAGATGGGGCAACTCGGCTTCATGGGCATGCTGGTGCCCGAGGAAATGGGCGGATCGCTGACCGATCTCATCGCCTATGCCGTGGCGCTGGAGGAGATCGCCGCCGGAAATGGCGCGCTTTCGACGGTCATGAGCGTCCACAACTCCGTCGGCTGCGGCCCGATCCTGAAATTCGGCAGCGATGCCCAGAAAGAGCGTTTCCTGAAGCCGATGGCGCGGGGCGAATTGCTCGGCGCCTTCTGCCTGACCGAGCCCCATGCCGGCTCGGATGCCGCGGCGCTGAAGTGCCGTGCCCGGCGGGTGGGCGAGCGCTACGTCCTTTCCGGCACCAAGCAGTTCATCACGTCGGGCAAGAATGCCGATATCGCGATCGTGTTCGCCGTCACTGATCCGGACGCCGGAAAACGCGGAATTTCCGCCTTCATCGTCCCGACCGACACGCCCGGCTACCGCGTCGCACGGATCGAGGAGAAGCTCGGCCAGAACCTTTCCGACACCGCCCAGATCGCCTTTGACGATCTCGAACTCGATGCCTCTCTGCGCCTGGGCGACGAGGGCGAGGGCTATCGCATCGCCCTTGCCAATCTCGAAGGCGGGCGCATCGGCATCGCCGCGCAATCGGTCGGCATGGCGCGGGCAGCGCTTGAGGCAGCACTTGCCTATGCCGGCGAGCGGACAAGCTTCGGCAAGCCGCTTCACGCCCATGGCGTGATCGCCGCAAGGCTTGCCGACATGGCAACAGAGATCGAAGCGGCGCGGCAACTCGTGCACCATGCGGCCGCACTGCGCGGGGCGGGCGAGCCGGCGCTGAAAGCCGCCTCCATGGCCAAGCTCTTCGCCTCGGAAATGGCCGAGCGGGTCGCCTCGGAGGCGCTGCAGATCCACGGCGGCTATGGCTATGTCACCGATTTTCCGGTCGAGCGGATCTATCGCGACGTTCGCGTCTGCCGGATCTACGAGGGCACCAGCGACATCCAGCGCATGGTCATCGCCCGCGAGATCATCAGC